The following are from one region of the Salvia splendens isolate huo1 chromosome 2, SspV2, whole genome shotgun sequence genome:
- the LOC121792112 gene encoding mitogen-activated protein kinase-binding protein 1 isoform X4 yields the protein MRVYCRLRGGAVRCSFRHSITFNCAESSPKTIELRGFIEQCRYRCSRRGHQPAVLIWNCDTLAFKCEFKCHTYSVACIALSADGKYVVSAGLPRDGYICLWDWQNKVLAARVKSSSVSSPIASIEFSTDSKFIVAAEKNQLKFWRVRWSPVSRMATRSVSLTLLRKVDLGPKELSFVAVTSHRCKSSSANYIQAAEQIPFYAVTNKGTLYMVCPGLQVNQSVELEVEKCYAISASSNLVACACNNGVVKLFSSHSLEYAGGLCYVETKRCKESSSIDCEAESGQVEFQTLPAFPDAIACQFSTSEKLVVVYNDNSLYIWNIKDVHKATRCCVLVSHSGCIWDIKNVPCENLHDPSLYCVAKGCSGGLSFATCSADGIIRLWDFTVQSASSDSSLFHPGSDSSGRAMCLVSAGIFERDSVAKDISPHGFRAMAVSSDGQHLAAGDCQGNIHIFNLHTSEYMFIQNAHSLEVLSLSFNLAGKDDFPSSEALENRLFLTSAGRDGLINLFDVSRNFTLQESFDYHSPGITVVKVGRSGREILSCGADRSLVLHSLDVSDAGCKISCLHRIAANGIIYDVAVDHPMNVAVTVGDDKKINAFDIRSGKLIRWFQHDGDVGDPIKVAVDGSGSYLACAYSNRCIYIYDYATGEMAAQATGHSGLVTGLIFLSDCSHLVSVGSDGCIFVWKLPALLSSKMLQRYNRISSEFPQESINIPVAFNQIKSNQFDLLQKDCSKEEPANRNVRHWSRDTLYQDGNSLEKTGFRFSVSRLPKWARHQFTDNSVPVENSNSSKVDSQQDFACHQSQSLSKDNEEVGQHYSSTLSRHFSETESSPSPSPLESYNRASNTRWLTIHTVCMDFLDTPATCDMKGLNIQRSTTDSICMETTNKRIKLSSPSTSIENPPAEPNSGSSEQANLHDAPLDKCKNGCADDFWTDSSSFSTATDEEQNIYKMNFENFSAEQKKKRGSSMSRSNCPPGFFIRKEHVEGRKSSLCMHAQDSVSGSPKTDSSFLPNICSHKDAGNAPAGCSDIPDVGNEGDSSLNLKIWKSGGKEALDVDKAGESEIMRSCEEALHNLEAAAEKALQAFCKLTTVNIGEEESKRFQRLHIIERKVEALAKLLYPSHCEK from the exons ATGCGCGTATATTGCCGGTTGCGTGGTGGTGCTGTACGATGTAGTTTCAGGCACTCAATCACATTTAATTGCGCCGAATCGAGTCCCAAAACCATTGAGCTGCGTGGCTTTATCGAGCAATGCAGGTATCGTTGCAGCAGGCGAG GGCATCAACCTGCAGTACTGATATGGAATTGTGATACCTTAGCCTTCAAATGCGAGTTCAAATGCCACACATACAGCGTGGCATGCATTGCTCTGTCTGCTGATG GCAAATATGTGGTCTCTGCTGGATTACCTCGTGATGGATATATATGTCTCTGGGATTGGCAAAATAAGGTTTTAGCTGCAAGAGTTAAATCATCTTCAGTTTCTTCTCCTATTGCATCCATTGAGTTTTCAACAGATAGCAAGTTCATTGTTGCTGCTGAGAAGAATCAGCTAAAGTTCTGGAGAGTTCGGTGGTCACCAGTGTCTCGTATGGCTACTAGATCTGTGTCACTAACCTTGCTGAGGAAAGTTGATCTTGGTCCCAAGGAATTGTCATTTGTAGCTGTTACATCTCACAGGTGTAAGAGCAGTAGTGCCAATTACATTCAGGCTGCTGAGCAAATTCCTTTCTATGCAGTTACCAATAAAG GGACTTTATACATGGTATGTCCTGGCTTGCAGGTCAATCAATCAGTGGAGTTAGAG GTCGAGAAATGTTATGCAATATCGGCATCCTCAAATTTGGTTGCTTGTGCATGCAATAATGGAGTTGTAAAACTATTTTCCTCCCACTCTCTTGAGTATGCTGGTGGACTATGTTATGTTGAAACCAAAAGATGCAAAGAGTCCAGTTCTATAGATTGTGAAGCAGAAAGTGGCCAAGTTGAATTTCAAACTTTGCCTGCATTTCCAGATGCCATTGCTTGTCAATTTTCGACTTCTGAAAAGCTTG TGGTGGTTTATAATGACAATAGCCTTTACATATGGAATATTAAAGATGTGCACAAG GCTACCAGGTGTTGTGTGCTCGTCTCACATAGTGGATGCATATGGGATATTAAAAATGTTCCATGTGAAAATCTGCATGATCCATCTCTGTATTGTGTTGCTAAAGGCTGTTCTGGTGGACTATCTTTTGCAACATGTTCAGCTGATGGTATCATTCGGTTGTGGGATTTTACGGTTCAGTCTGCCTCATCAGACAGTAGTTTGTTTCATCCTGGGAGTGATAGCTCTGGTAGAGCCATGTGTTTAG TAAGCGCTGGCATCTTTGAACGCGACTCTGTTGCTAAAGATATTTCCCCTCACGGGTTTAGAGCAATGGCAGTTAGTTCAGATGGACAGCACCTGGCAGCAGGTGATTGCCAGGGAAACATCCATATCTTTAATTTACACACTTCTGAATATATGTTCATTCAG AATGCTCATAGCCTAGAAGTTCTTTCCTTGAGTTTCAACTTGGCAGGCAAGGATGATTTTCCTTCTAGTGAAGCTTTAGAAAATCGCCTCTTTCTTACCTCAGCAGGACGGGATGGACTAATCAATCTTTTTGATGTTTCCag GAACTTTACTCTCCAAGAAAGTTTTGATTACCACTCACCTGGCATTACTGTAGTAAAGGTTGGCCGAAGTGGTCGTGAGATTCTCAGTTGCGGTGCTGATAG GTCCCTGGTTCTTCATAGTCTGGATGTCAGTGATGCAGGATGTAAGATTTCTTGCCTTCATAGAATTGCAGCTAATGGGATCATTTACGATGTGGCTGTTGATCATCCAATGAATGTAGCAGTTACAGTTGGCGAT GATAAGAAGATAAATGCATTTGATATTCGATCTGGAAAGCTAATTAGATGGTTTCAGCACGATGGAGACGTTGGTGACCCAATAAAG GTTGCTGTCGATGGAAGCGGCAGTTATCTAGCCTGCGCTTACTCTAATAGATGCATCTACATCTATGACTATGCAACTGGGGAGATGGCTGCACAAGCCACAGGGCACAGTGGTCTTGTTACAGGACTCATCTTTTTATCTGACTGCTCGCATCTTGTCTCT GTTGGTTCTGATGGTTGTATCTTTGTCTGGAAGCTCCCTGCTCTTCTTTCTTCAAAAATGTTGCAGAGATATAATAGAATCTCTAGTGAGTTTCCACAGGAAAGCATAAATATTCCTGTGGCTTTCAAtcagataaaatccaatcaattTGACCTCCTGCAAAAAGACTGCAGCAAAGAAGAACCTGCAAATAGAAATGTTAGACACTGGTCCCGTGACACATTATACCAAGACGGAAACAGTCTGGAGAAAACAGGATTTAGGTTCAGTGTATCACGACTTCCAAAATGGGCACGGCATCAATTTACTGACAATTCAGTACCTGTGGAGAACTCTAATTCATCCAAG GTTGATTCACAACAAGATTTTGCATGTCATCAATCTCAAAGTCTGTCTAAAGATAATGAAGAAGTTGGCCAGCATTATTCTAGCACCTTATCCAGACATTTCTCAGAGACAGAAAGCAGTCCATCTCCAAGTCCTTTAGAAAGTTACAA CAGGGCATCAAACACTCGATGGTTAACAATACATACTGTTTGCATGGATTTTCTTGATACCCCTGCAACCTGTGACATGAAGGGCCTAAATATTCAGCGATCAACGACAGACAGCATATGCATGG AGACTACTAACAAGCGCATCAAGCTTTCTTCTCCGAGCACCAGCATAGAAAATCCTCCTGCAGAACCCAATTCTGGGAGTAGCGAGCAAGCTAATTTACACGATGCACCTTTGGACAAGTGCAAGAACGGTTGTGCAGATGACTTCTGGACTGACAGTTCAAGCTTTTCTACTGCCACAGACGAAGAACAAAATATCTACAAAATGAATTTTGAGAATTTCTCTGCAGAACAGAAG AAAAAAAGGGGATCATCAATGAGCAGGAGTAACTGCCCTCCCGGATTTTTCATACGAAAAGAACATGTTGAAGGAAGAAAGAGCTCTTTATGCATGCATGCTCAAGATTCCGTTAGTGGATCCCCAAAGACTGACTCCTCTTTTTTGCCAAACATATGTTCCCATAAG GATGCAGGAAATGCACCAGCCGGTTGCAGTGACATCCCTGATGTTGGCAACGAGGGTGACTCGTCGTTGAACTTGAAAATATGGAAGAGTGGAGGCAAGGAAGCACTTGATGTCGATAAAGCAGGAGAATCGGAAATCATGAGGTCGTGTGAAGAAGCATTGCATAATCTGGAAGCTGCAGCTGAGAAAGCACTGCAGGCATTTTGCAAACTAACAACTGTAAATATTGGAGAAGAGGAATCAAAGAGGTTTCAACGGCTTCATATAATAGAGAGAAAGGTTGAGGCTCTAGCGAAACTACTGTACCCGTCCCATTGCGAAAAATGA
- the LOC121792112 gene encoding mitogen-activated protein kinase-binding protein 1 isoform X3 produces the protein MKRGRNRSKPNAPQNLILEEVIGLTIKNGNGLSSSVSSSKCAYIAGCVVVLYDVVSGTQSHLIAPNRVPKPLSCVALSSNAGHQPAVLIWNCDTLAFKCEFKCHTYSVACIALSADGKYVVSAGLPRDGYICLWDWQNKVLAARVKSSSVSSPIASIEFSTDSKFIVAAEKNQLKFWRVRWSPVSRMATRSVSLTLLRKVDLGPKELSFVAVTSHRCKSSSANYIQAAEQIPFYAVTNKGTLYMVCPGLQVNQSVELEVEKCYAISASSNLVACACNNGVVKLFSSHSLEYAGGLCYVETKRCKESSSIDCEAESGQVEFQTLPAFPDAIACQFSTSEKLVVVYNDNSLYIWNIKDVHKATRCCVLVSHSGCIWDIKNVPCENLHDPSLYCVAKGCSGGLSFATCSADGIIRLWDFTVQSASSDSSLFHPGSDSSGRAMCLVSAGIFERDSVAKDISPHGFRAMAVSSDGQHLAAGDCQGNIHIFNLHTSEYMFIQNAHSLEVLSLSFNLAGKDDFPSSEALENRLFLTSAGRDGLINLFDVSRNFTLQESFDYHSPGITVVKVGRSGREILSCGADRSLVLHSLDVSDAGCKISCLHRIAANGIIYDVAVDHPMNVAVTVGDDKKINAFDIRSGKLIRWFQHDGDVGDPIKVAVDGSGSYLACAYSNRCIYIYDYATGEMAAQATGHSGLVTGLIFLSDCSHLVSVGSDGCIFVWKLPALLSSKMLQRYNRISSEFPQESINIPVAFNQIKSNQFDLLQKDCSKEEPANRNVRHWSRDTLYQDGNSLEKTGFRFSVSRLPKWARHQFTDNSVPVENSNSSKVDSQQDFACHQSQSLSKDNEEVGQHYSSTLSRHFSETESSPSPSPLESYNRASNTRWLTIHTVCMDFLDTPATCDMKGLNIQRSTTDSICMETTNKRIKLSSPSTSIENPPAEPNSGSSEQANLHDAPLDKCKNGCADDFWTDSSSFSTATDEEQNIYKMNFENFSAEQKKKRGSSMSRSNCPPGFFIRKEHVEGRKSSLCMHAQDSVSGSPKTDSSFLPNICSHKDAGNAPAGCSDIPDVGNEGDSSLNLKIWKSGGKEALDVDKAGESEIMRSCEEALHNLEAAAEKALQAFCKLTTVNIGEEESKRFQRLHIIERKVEALAKLLYPSHCEK, from the exons ATGAAACGAGGCAGAAATCGAAGCAAACCAAATGCGCCTCAAAAT CTGATTTTGGAGGAAGTAATTGGTTTAACTATAAAAAACGGGAATGGGTTGTCGTCGAGCGTTTCGAGTTCGAAATGCGCGTATATTGCCGGTTGCGTGGTGGTGCTGTACGATGTAGTTTCAGGCACTCAATCACATTTAATTGCGCCGAATCGAGTCCCAAAACCATTGAGCTGCGTGGCTTTATCGAGCAATGCAG GGCATCAACCTGCAGTACTGATATGGAATTGTGATACCTTAGCCTTCAAATGCGAGTTCAAATGCCACACATACAGCGTGGCATGCATTGCTCTGTCTGCTGATG GCAAATATGTGGTCTCTGCTGGATTACCTCGTGATGGATATATATGTCTCTGGGATTGGCAAAATAAGGTTTTAGCTGCAAGAGTTAAATCATCTTCAGTTTCTTCTCCTATTGCATCCATTGAGTTTTCAACAGATAGCAAGTTCATTGTTGCTGCTGAGAAGAATCAGCTAAAGTTCTGGAGAGTTCGGTGGTCACCAGTGTCTCGTATGGCTACTAGATCTGTGTCACTAACCTTGCTGAGGAAAGTTGATCTTGGTCCCAAGGAATTGTCATTTGTAGCTGTTACATCTCACAGGTGTAAGAGCAGTAGTGCCAATTACATTCAGGCTGCTGAGCAAATTCCTTTCTATGCAGTTACCAATAAAG GGACTTTATACATGGTATGTCCTGGCTTGCAGGTCAATCAATCAGTGGAGTTAGAG GTCGAGAAATGTTATGCAATATCGGCATCCTCAAATTTGGTTGCTTGTGCATGCAATAATGGAGTTGTAAAACTATTTTCCTCCCACTCTCTTGAGTATGCTGGTGGACTATGTTATGTTGAAACCAAAAGATGCAAAGAGTCCAGTTCTATAGATTGTGAAGCAGAAAGTGGCCAAGTTGAATTTCAAACTTTGCCTGCATTTCCAGATGCCATTGCTTGTCAATTTTCGACTTCTGAAAAGCTTG TGGTGGTTTATAATGACAATAGCCTTTACATATGGAATATTAAAGATGTGCACAAG GCTACCAGGTGTTGTGTGCTCGTCTCACATAGTGGATGCATATGGGATATTAAAAATGTTCCATGTGAAAATCTGCATGATCCATCTCTGTATTGTGTTGCTAAAGGCTGTTCTGGTGGACTATCTTTTGCAACATGTTCAGCTGATGGTATCATTCGGTTGTGGGATTTTACGGTTCAGTCTGCCTCATCAGACAGTAGTTTGTTTCATCCTGGGAGTGATAGCTCTGGTAGAGCCATGTGTTTAG TAAGCGCTGGCATCTTTGAACGCGACTCTGTTGCTAAAGATATTTCCCCTCACGGGTTTAGAGCAATGGCAGTTAGTTCAGATGGACAGCACCTGGCAGCAGGTGATTGCCAGGGAAACATCCATATCTTTAATTTACACACTTCTGAATATATGTTCATTCAG AATGCTCATAGCCTAGAAGTTCTTTCCTTGAGTTTCAACTTGGCAGGCAAGGATGATTTTCCTTCTAGTGAAGCTTTAGAAAATCGCCTCTTTCTTACCTCAGCAGGACGGGATGGACTAATCAATCTTTTTGATGTTTCCag GAACTTTACTCTCCAAGAAAGTTTTGATTACCACTCACCTGGCATTACTGTAGTAAAGGTTGGCCGAAGTGGTCGTGAGATTCTCAGTTGCGGTGCTGATAG GTCCCTGGTTCTTCATAGTCTGGATGTCAGTGATGCAGGATGTAAGATTTCTTGCCTTCATAGAATTGCAGCTAATGGGATCATTTACGATGTGGCTGTTGATCATCCAATGAATGTAGCAGTTACAGTTGGCGAT GATAAGAAGATAAATGCATTTGATATTCGATCTGGAAAGCTAATTAGATGGTTTCAGCACGATGGAGACGTTGGTGACCCAATAAAG GTTGCTGTCGATGGAAGCGGCAGTTATCTAGCCTGCGCTTACTCTAATAGATGCATCTACATCTATGACTATGCAACTGGGGAGATGGCTGCACAAGCCACAGGGCACAGTGGTCTTGTTACAGGACTCATCTTTTTATCTGACTGCTCGCATCTTGTCTCT GTTGGTTCTGATGGTTGTATCTTTGTCTGGAAGCTCCCTGCTCTTCTTTCTTCAAAAATGTTGCAGAGATATAATAGAATCTCTAGTGAGTTTCCACAGGAAAGCATAAATATTCCTGTGGCTTTCAAtcagataaaatccaatcaattTGACCTCCTGCAAAAAGACTGCAGCAAAGAAGAACCTGCAAATAGAAATGTTAGACACTGGTCCCGTGACACATTATACCAAGACGGAAACAGTCTGGAGAAAACAGGATTTAGGTTCAGTGTATCACGACTTCCAAAATGGGCACGGCATCAATTTACTGACAATTCAGTACCTGTGGAGAACTCTAATTCATCCAAG GTTGATTCACAACAAGATTTTGCATGTCATCAATCTCAAAGTCTGTCTAAAGATAATGAAGAAGTTGGCCAGCATTATTCTAGCACCTTATCCAGACATTTCTCAGAGACAGAAAGCAGTCCATCTCCAAGTCCTTTAGAAAGTTACAA CAGGGCATCAAACACTCGATGGTTAACAATACATACTGTTTGCATGGATTTTCTTGATACCCCTGCAACCTGTGACATGAAGGGCCTAAATATTCAGCGATCAACGACAGACAGCATATGCATGG AGACTACTAACAAGCGCATCAAGCTTTCTTCTCCGAGCACCAGCATAGAAAATCCTCCTGCAGAACCCAATTCTGGGAGTAGCGAGCAAGCTAATTTACACGATGCACCTTTGGACAAGTGCAAGAACGGTTGTGCAGATGACTTCTGGACTGACAGTTCAAGCTTTTCTACTGCCACAGACGAAGAACAAAATATCTACAAAATGAATTTTGAGAATTTCTCTGCAGAACAGAAG AAAAAAAGGGGATCATCAATGAGCAGGAGTAACTGCCCTCCCGGATTTTTCATACGAAAAGAACATGTTGAAGGAAGAAAGAGCTCTTTATGCATGCATGCTCAAGATTCCGTTAGTGGATCCCCAAAGACTGACTCCTCTTTTTTGCCAAACATATGTTCCCATAAG GATGCAGGAAATGCACCAGCCGGTTGCAGTGACATCCCTGATGTTGGCAACGAGGGTGACTCGTCGTTGAACTTGAAAATATGGAAGAGTGGAGGCAAGGAAGCACTTGATGTCGATAAAGCAGGAGAATCGGAAATCATGAGGTCGTGTGAAGAAGCATTGCATAATCTGGAAGCTGCAGCTGAGAAAGCACTGCAGGCATTTTGCAAACTAACAACTGTAAATATTGGAGAAGAGGAATCAAAGAGGTTTCAACGGCTTCATATAATAGAGAGAAAGGTTGAGGCTCTAGCGAAACTACTGTACCCGTCCCATTGCGAAAAATGA
- the LOC121792112 gene encoding mitogen-activated protein kinase-binding protein 1 isoform X2, whose product MKRGRNRSKPNAPQNLILEEVIGLTIKNGNGLSSSVSSSKCAYIAGCVVVLYDVVSGTQSHLIAPNRVPKPLSCVALSSNAGIVAAGESGHQPAVLIWNCDTLAFKCEFKCHTYSVACIALSADGKYVVSAGLPRDGYICLWDWQNKVLAARVKSSSVSSPIASIEFSTDSKFIVAAEKNQLKFWRVRWSPVSRMATRSVSLTLLRKVDLGPKELSFVAVTSHRCKSSSANYIQAAEQIPFYAVTNKGTLYMVCPGLQVNQSVELEVEKCYAISASSNLVACACNNGVVKLFSSHSLEYAGGLCYVETKRCKESSSIDCEAESGQVEFQTLPAFPDAIACQFSTSEKLVVVYNDNSLYIWNIKDVHKATRCCVLVSHSGCIWDIKNVPCENLHDPSLYCVAKGCSGGLSFATCSADGIIRLWDFTVQSASSDSSLFHPGSDSSGRAMCLVSAGIFERDSVAKDISPHGFRAMAVSSDGQHLAAGDCQGNIHIFNLHTSEYMFIQNAHSLEVLSLSFNLAGKDDFPSSEALENRLFLTSAGRDGLINLFDVSRNFTLQESFDYHSPGITVVKVGRSGREILSCGADRSLVLHSLDVSDAGCKISCLHRIAANGIIYDVAVDHPMNVAVTVGDDKKINAFDIRSGKLIRWFQHDGDVGDPIKVAVDGSGSYLACAYSNRCIYIYDYATGEMAAQATGHSGLVTGLIFLSDCSHLVSVGSDGCIFVWKLPALLSSKMLQRYNRISSEFPQESINIPVAFNQIKSNQFDLLQKDCSKEEPANRNVRHWSRDTLYQDGNSLEKTGFRFSVSRLPKWARHQFTDNSVPVENSNSSKVDSQQDFACHQSQSLSKDNEEVGQHYSSTLSRHFSETESSPSPSPLESYKASNTRWLTIHTVCMDFLDTPATCDMKGLNIQRSTTDSICMETTNKRIKLSSPSTSIENPPAEPNSGSSEQANLHDAPLDKCKNGCADDFWTDSSSFSTATDEEQNIYKMNFENFSAEQKKKRGSSMSRSNCPPGFFIRKEHVEGRKSSLCMHAQDSVSGSPKTDSSFLPNICSHKDAGNAPAGCSDIPDVGNEGDSSLNLKIWKSGGKEALDVDKAGESEIMRSCEEALHNLEAAAEKALQAFCKLTTVNIGEEESKRFQRLHIIERKVEALAKLLYPSHCEK is encoded by the exons ATGAAACGAGGCAGAAATCGAAGCAAACCAAATGCGCCTCAAAAT CTGATTTTGGAGGAAGTAATTGGTTTAACTATAAAAAACGGGAATGGGTTGTCGTCGAGCGTTTCGAGTTCGAAATGCGCGTATATTGCCGGTTGCGTGGTGGTGCTGTACGATGTAGTTTCAGGCACTCAATCACATTTAATTGCGCCGAATCGAGTCCCAAAACCATTGAGCTGCGTGGCTTTATCGAGCAATGCAGGTATCGTTGCAGCAGGCGAG TCAGGGCATCAACCTGCAGTACTGATATGGAATTGTGATACCTTAGCCTTCAAATGCGAGTTCAAATGCCACACATACAGCGTGGCATGCATTGCTCTGTCTGCTGATG GCAAATATGTGGTCTCTGCTGGATTACCTCGTGATGGATATATATGTCTCTGGGATTGGCAAAATAAGGTTTTAGCTGCAAGAGTTAAATCATCTTCAGTTTCTTCTCCTATTGCATCCATTGAGTTTTCAACAGATAGCAAGTTCATTGTTGCTGCTGAGAAGAATCAGCTAAAGTTCTGGAGAGTTCGGTGGTCACCAGTGTCTCGTATGGCTACTAGATCTGTGTCACTAACCTTGCTGAGGAAAGTTGATCTTGGTCCCAAGGAATTGTCATTTGTAGCTGTTACATCTCACAGGTGTAAGAGCAGTAGTGCCAATTACATTCAGGCTGCTGAGCAAATTCCTTTCTATGCAGTTACCAATAAAG GGACTTTATACATGGTATGTCCTGGCTTGCAGGTCAATCAATCAGTGGAGTTAGAG GTCGAGAAATGTTATGCAATATCGGCATCCTCAAATTTGGTTGCTTGTGCATGCAATAATGGAGTTGTAAAACTATTTTCCTCCCACTCTCTTGAGTATGCTGGTGGACTATGTTATGTTGAAACCAAAAGATGCAAAGAGTCCAGTTCTATAGATTGTGAAGCAGAAAGTGGCCAAGTTGAATTTCAAACTTTGCCTGCATTTCCAGATGCCATTGCTTGTCAATTTTCGACTTCTGAAAAGCTTG TGGTGGTTTATAATGACAATAGCCTTTACATATGGAATATTAAAGATGTGCACAAG GCTACCAGGTGTTGTGTGCTCGTCTCACATAGTGGATGCATATGGGATATTAAAAATGTTCCATGTGAAAATCTGCATGATCCATCTCTGTATTGTGTTGCTAAAGGCTGTTCTGGTGGACTATCTTTTGCAACATGTTCAGCTGATGGTATCATTCGGTTGTGGGATTTTACGGTTCAGTCTGCCTCATCAGACAGTAGTTTGTTTCATCCTGGGAGTGATAGCTCTGGTAGAGCCATGTGTTTAG TAAGCGCTGGCATCTTTGAACGCGACTCTGTTGCTAAAGATATTTCCCCTCACGGGTTTAGAGCAATGGCAGTTAGTTCAGATGGACAGCACCTGGCAGCAGGTGATTGCCAGGGAAACATCCATATCTTTAATTTACACACTTCTGAATATATGTTCATTCAG AATGCTCATAGCCTAGAAGTTCTTTCCTTGAGTTTCAACTTGGCAGGCAAGGATGATTTTCCTTCTAGTGAAGCTTTAGAAAATCGCCTCTTTCTTACCTCAGCAGGACGGGATGGACTAATCAATCTTTTTGATGTTTCCag GAACTTTACTCTCCAAGAAAGTTTTGATTACCACTCACCTGGCATTACTGTAGTAAAGGTTGGCCGAAGTGGTCGTGAGATTCTCAGTTGCGGTGCTGATAG GTCCCTGGTTCTTCATAGTCTGGATGTCAGTGATGCAGGATGTAAGATTTCTTGCCTTCATAGAATTGCAGCTAATGGGATCATTTACGATGTGGCTGTTGATCATCCAATGAATGTAGCAGTTACAGTTGGCGAT GATAAGAAGATAAATGCATTTGATATTCGATCTGGAAAGCTAATTAGATGGTTTCAGCACGATGGAGACGTTGGTGACCCAATAAAG GTTGCTGTCGATGGAAGCGGCAGTTATCTAGCCTGCGCTTACTCTAATAGATGCATCTACATCTATGACTATGCAACTGGGGAGATGGCTGCACAAGCCACAGGGCACAGTGGTCTTGTTACAGGACTCATCTTTTTATCTGACTGCTCGCATCTTGTCTCT GTTGGTTCTGATGGTTGTATCTTTGTCTGGAAGCTCCCTGCTCTTCTTTCTTCAAAAATGTTGCAGAGATATAATAGAATCTCTAGTGAGTTTCCACAGGAAAGCATAAATATTCCTGTGGCTTTCAAtcagataaaatccaatcaattTGACCTCCTGCAAAAAGACTGCAGCAAAGAAGAACCTGCAAATAGAAATGTTAGACACTGGTCCCGTGACACATTATACCAAGACGGAAACAGTCTGGAGAAAACAGGATTTAGGTTCAGTGTATCACGACTTCCAAAATGGGCACGGCATCAATTTACTGACAATTCAGTACCTGTGGAGAACTCTAATTCATCCAAG GTTGATTCACAACAAGATTTTGCATGTCATCAATCTCAAAGTCTGTCTAAAGATAATGAAGAAGTTGGCCAGCATTATTCTAGCACCTTATCCAGACATTTCTCAGAGACAGAAAGCAGTCCATCTCCAAGTCCTTTAGAAAGTTACAA GGCATCAAACACTCGATGGTTAACAATACATACTGTTTGCATGGATTTTCTTGATACCCCTGCAACCTGTGACATGAAGGGCCTAAATATTCAGCGATCAACGACAGACAGCATATGCATGG AGACTACTAACAAGCGCATCAAGCTTTCTTCTCCGAGCACCAGCATAGAAAATCCTCCTGCAGAACCCAATTCTGGGAGTAGCGAGCAAGCTAATTTACACGATGCACCTTTGGACAAGTGCAAGAACGGTTGTGCAGATGACTTCTGGACTGACAGTTCAAGCTTTTCTACTGCCACAGACGAAGAACAAAATATCTACAAAATGAATTTTGAGAATTTCTCTGCAGAACAGAAG AAAAAAAGGGGATCATCAATGAGCAGGAGTAACTGCCCTCCCGGATTTTTCATACGAAAAGAACATGTTGAAGGAAGAAAGAGCTCTTTATGCATGCATGCTCAAGATTCCGTTAGTGGATCCCCAAAGACTGACTCCTCTTTTTTGCCAAACATATGTTCCCATAAG GATGCAGGAAATGCACCAGCCGGTTGCAGTGACATCCCTGATGTTGGCAACGAGGGTGACTCGTCGTTGAACTTGAAAATATGGAAGAGTGGAGGCAAGGAAGCACTTGATGTCGATAAAGCAGGAGAATCGGAAATCATGAGGTCGTGTGAAGAAGCATTGCATAATCTGGAAGCTGCAGCTGAGAAAGCACTGCAGGCATTTTGCAAACTAACAACTGTAAATATTGGAGAAGAGGAATCAAAGAGGTTTCAACGGCTTCATATAATAGAGAGAAAGGTTGAGGCTCTAGCGAAACTACTGTACCCGTCCCATTGCGAAAAATGA